One window of the Salminus brasiliensis chromosome 1, fSalBra1.hap2, whole genome shotgun sequence genome contains the following:
- the LOC140572836 gene encoding uncharacterized protein isoform X2, whose protein sequence is MMHGFPLQYVTIILSICHSHLFFPPWPPGTTMDRMLRAYQNVSRKAYGLFKVDRNENNSVAYDNKSKNEQDHLTWAEEFQNSNLILDPSRKWIIVEERGVYLIYLQVTYTSKIVNTLNSDTLNLELFVDFNYTEGKQEFSAAFDTQKLTENTQEAHLSIFFLLHMNPKEKLAVRAYPVDKISNDNTRPISSYITIVRYADW, encoded by the exons ATGATGCATGGGTTTCCTCTGCAGTATGTGACAATTATTCTCTCAATATGTCACAGCCATTTGTTTTTCCCTCCCTGGCCACCAGGTACTACTATGGACAGGATGTTGAGAGCCTATCAAAATGTATCCAGGAAAGCATATGGCCTTTTTAAAG TTGACAGAAACGAAAACAACAGTGTGGCTTACGACA ACAAGTCTAAGAATGAGCAAGACCACCTGACCTGGGCTGAGGAGTTTCAAAACAGTAACTTAATTCTGGACCCAAGCAGAAAGTGGATTATTGTGGAAGAGAGGGGCGTCTACCTGATCTACCTACAGGTGACATACACTTCCAAAATAGTCAACACCCTAAATAGTGACACCCTAAATCTCGAGCTCTTCGTGGACTTCAATTACACAGAGGGCAAGCAAGAGTTCAGTGCTGCCTTTGATACTCAGAAGCTCACGGAGAACACGCAAGAAGCCCACCTCAGCATCTTCTTTCTGCTGCACATGAATCCAAAGGAAAAGCTGGCGGTACGGGCGTACCCAGTGGACAAGATCAGCAATGACAACACTCGACCGATTTCCAGCTACATCACCATCGTTAGGTACGCTGACTGGTAG